Genomic window (Aricia agestis chromosome 7, ilAriAges1.1, whole genome shotgun sequence):
TGGCATTGGGCGGGGTTACCTCTTCCTCGCCAAGCGGTGATCTTAATTCCCGGCATACAAAGCAACTGCGTCACTTCGTATATGCCGGGAGTGAGGTCTGGCGTCTTTGTGAGGAGCGCGAAAAATATGCACCCAGGTCTGTCGGCCCTAGCCGACACCTTGGTGACGTGCTCTGCAATGTAGCCGAGCTCCCCAAGCCCGGCTACCACGTCCTCGGGAGTAGTGTTGATGGGCAGGCCGGTGATGCCCACCTTTAGTGCTCTCTCCGCTGGGAGAGAGTAGGAGAACCAGCTGAGTCCCTCAAGCTGGTTCAGGTACCGCTCGATGGTACGGTATTCCTCCTCGGTGCGGGGGGAGAAGCGGACACCGGCACCATAGGGTTTGGAGCGTGTCCTAGGAGCTCAGTGAGCTTCTTAAAATGTCCTACCCAGCCGTGGAGTTTTTCGACGACTAACGGGGGGAAGCGGggaggcgggggcggcggcggtgacgcacgcgcaggAGCGGCGGGGTCAGTCTCCATCGGGGTGGAGCGGGGGGCTGCGGGTCTCGAGCTCACCTCCGCGTACGATGCCAAGCGATCGGTACGTTTCGCGGGGGGTGAAACGCTCGATGCGGCTTCTGGGCGAGGCCGCTTGGCGGCAAGAGTAGGGACGAGGGGCGGGGGGGGGCATACCCCCCGCCGGTGATGTCGTCACGGTTGTGCCCTGTCGCGAGTCTTGCACCATGGTGCCTCGGCTCATGCCTTGCACCGTACTTGTCCGGTGGTCACTGCACTGAGTGTACTTCACGTCGCCACAACACTACACGCACACTCAGGGTAGCTGGCTCCCCGTGACCCCAACGCCGAAATAAAGTTCTAGCGGGAGATCAGGGACAGGGctttactttcacagtgagctctataCAGGGTACTCATACTCAgtctaaagtattgtcacttggTTTTATTACACCATGTATATTGACGTCATAATTCCGACTGCTGTTAGGCCTCATAATTCCGACTGCTGTTAGGCCTCAGACTCAAATtttgcgggcagcggggcggaagcggcggcggcggcgcgggtaGCCGTCTAGTACGCAGCGCGccgctcgccgcgccgctgttTTCGAGGACCGGTCCATATAAATCTAAAATTGGAACGCACTgctcccgcgccgccgccgccaccgccccgctgcccgctgattttcGAGGCAGCGGGGGGGAGCCTTAACCATCCAACTCAACCGTTCCAGAGCCCATAGCGCTCAACTACCGCACGGTGGTCTGTCCGTACATCGACGTGGTGGCGTACGACACGCTCGAGTACCGCGCGCAGGACGAGGGGGCGCGCGGCGCCTTCGACTGGGAGCTCTACTACAAGCGCCTGCCGCTCCTGCCTACAGATATACAGAACATGCCGGAGCCTTTCGagtaagattttttaatttttttgacggttccgtacccatagggtaaaaaacTTGGTAATTTTTTAAAGGATTAtgtaattaagaaataaaagagTTTTATTTCCTAATGGGTTACAAAGTAACTCTTTCTGAAAAGTGTGAAggaccggcgtaagaaactcgcacgttTATCGCATGTTttttcgccaaaattcgtttatcgagcgggaaccgtacatttttccgggataaaaactatcctatgtcctttctcgggactcaaagtatctccataccaaatttcagcaaaatcggttcagcgtttcgagcgtgaagaggtaacaaacagacagacacactttcgcatttataatattagtatggattaaatattatgtacttatattattatgttaggacgagcttttgcccgcggcttcgctcgcgttaagaagtattattatgtacaaactttcatcccctattttaaccccttggaggtggaattgatcaaaatcctttcttagcgcctagcggatacctacgtcatatcatctacctgcatgccaaatttcagcccgatcggtccagtggtttgggctgtgcgttgatagatcaccatgtcagtcagtcaccttagagttttatacagtgtgtacgtgttccttgtagagagttcactgtgaaagtagcagcgccgaaagaccaaatttttttttcacttttgtatggggaaactcgtgacgctcttgcccatacaaaagtgaaaaaaaaatcgtctttcagcgctgctactttcacagtaaactctttacaaggaacacatacacaccctaaagtattatcacttatttttgttacacactgtgtataggtattataatattatattactgtagttatgtctattgtgctgtactaatgttttcacgctagattGCAGCATAACTCATCTTCATTCATGTCTAATAGAAGACTACAAGTATAACGATGCAAGTACAGTCGCTGTCACGTTGCTGTATCGTTTCAGTTCGCCGGTTATGGCGGGCGGTCTGTTCGCGATGTCGCGCGTGTTCTTCTGGGAGCTCGGCGGGTACGACCCCGGCCTCGACATCTGGGGCGGCGAGCAGTACGAGCTCAGCTTCAAGGTATGAGCACAGTAGAcaactaaggagtacctcgacttcaaacaaacgggtgAATATACGCGAGTCTGGCGCGACTGTCGACAGACTGACTGACTTTCGACATGTTTCACAATGATGACTGCTGAGTAACGCATTAGTATGGCGCGCGCTTTACTTTCTTATAGACACTGAagttagtaagtaataaaatgttcATATATTTCAGATCTGGCAGTGCGGCGGGCGCATGGTGGACGCGCCGTGCTCGCGCGTCGGCCACATCTACCGCAAGTTCGCGCCCTTCCCCAACCCCGGACATGGGGACTTCGTGGGCCGGGTCAGTACCACTATACTGTACGAGGCGGTAGCGGACTTtaacctttttagtctaggcgctaaatgaaaactgctcgcactgtatttagaatatttaagaaaaaaattgacctcttatgaagacacagattattacagattcatcggaaaacctgttggtaactcttagaatgattccaattttttatgagttcgtagtgatatgcttcatatttaattcacatcgagtatgcaaaatacgatattgcCTACTTAGACTAGGAaaatctgtcacttcattgtcaatcgcggttcatatcataaagttaatatacctagcggaatggagaaacaaaggcctgagcaagcgagatctcactatcagtaacactgcgtggtaaaaagagacgtgtgatacatgacagcagaaccaatttttttcatctgtttgacgtccagttggcactcatcggcacgttgacaatttaatatctTAGAAATATGCTTGTGTAaatgtatacgtaaacaaatttttacacacagacgtaaattaATTTCGGTttagtttgacagctcgagatcgttgctctattccgctaggtatattaactttatggttatgaATAGCGCGCGTGCGACTGTAGAGTGTAGTGACTTGCGTTTGTTACGTTAACATGTCGGGACTCGTCTCTTTCATTATCTATCTCTCTTCCACACAACCCAATAActatatatctatctatacgtgggagagccatgcttcggcacgaatgggccggctcgaccggagaaagaaaaaaccacgttctcacagaaaaccggcgtgaaacagcgcttgcgctgtgttttgccgagaagtgagtttaccggaggcccaatcccctaccctattcccttccctaccctcccctatttccttcccttcccatccctaccctcccctattaccctattccctcttaaaaggcacctgcagctcttctgatgctgcgagtgtccatgggcgacggaagttgctatccatcaggtgccccgtttgctcgtttgcccccttatttcataaaaaaaaacttgctttAGAATTACCGGCGAGTGGCGGAAGTGTGGATGGACGAGTACGCGCAGTATCTGTACAAGCGGCGGCCGCACTACCTGCAGATAGACACGGGCGACATCTCCGAACAGAAGGCGCTGAGAGAGAGACTGCAGTGCAAGTCCTTCCACTGGTTCATCACGCAGGTATTACAAGGATGAGGATTTGTAGGCGTGCATTCGAAACAGCTGTTTTTAGCTCGCCTCTTGCGTttatatacaggtgtaacaaaactaagtgatacttgTAAGTGATAAttcctttcacagtgaactgaaTACAGGGAActcttacacaccctaaactattatcacttagtttttttataccttgtatatatgtataatatagatGGAGCTAAAGAAGTGTCACTTCAGTTATGTGGTCTTATGCACACCCTCCCTTTTGTTTctggtcatatttttaaaagaatattCGACAAGACGAGACGAAACGAATTTTATGCgtaagcatgggcgtacccaagttctgggccaggggggggggggggggggggggcaaataacccaggttctgggccagagggggcaaatcagattttttataagctaggtgtttataaagaataaacatttataatttttagttgtaaaaatattgtattgcaaacaaatggcaaaaattcgttttcttaatttttgatttttatagataaaagtactagataatatacttagtagggacgtgaACATGATAAGTACGCCCATGTgcgtaagtaagtataaaattcgttttataatttttattaaattttgagtTATTTGGACCATACTTAATCAAAGTAAGCTCTTTGACACAGAAAATGTTTCATCACAATCAATCTCGGATTTTAAAGGATAATAGTGTCATAATACTACTTCCTATTTTGTTCGCAGGTTGCATTCGACCTAACTGCGAAATATCCCACCATCGAGCCCACTCCATTCGCCGAAGGAAGAGTAAGTACTACTTGACATTGCTTTTGTGATTTTCCTCTTTGAAAATGGTTCATATAAGTATCATGACACAATTATCCTTATATTTTAATCTCTACGCATCATAATGCCCTCGCAGATAAGAGTTTGACTTTAAACTTggaagtcgtgggttcgattccgaCATTGAATCAACAATAATATTGTTGTCATCTTTGGTTAGGACATTGTAGGCTGATTACCTGAGTGActgacaagaaagatgatccTTGCCGGACATAACGGTTGCGTGTCGAAAGCTTTCTACCCATACTAAGCACTTTATTTTATAGCTCCTAAATCATGTCCTTACCTTTTTTTTCGTAATAAAGCAGTATCACATACTTTCCgctattactatattataacgTATACTTAAACTAGAtcatcatacgtgggagagccatgtttctgcacgaatgggccggctcgaccggagaaataccacgttctcacagaaaaccggcgtaaaactgcgcttgcgctgtgtttcgccgagtgagtgagtttaccggacgcccaatcccctaacctattccattccctaccctcccctattcccttcctttcccatccctaccctcccctattccctcttaaaaggccggcaacgcacctgcagctcttctgatgctgcgagtgtccatgggcgacggaagttgctttccatcaggtgacccgtttgctcgtttgcccccttatttcataaaaaaaaaagacgttccgtgcggcttcgcccgcgtagattagatatttcacagacaaagtAGTCCacaaaaagcctatgatccttcacgtggtctacttcctaTCTGTGcgaaataacagaaaaattgctccagtagctcgTGAGATCCGTGACATTCGTgagagccctttcaaataattgcccccgtttttccacatttccctctgtttcttcgctcctattagtttaagacccaatttcaccaacctctgtttgttaaatcctaataaggcattacttaacgaaccttggaaaattaaacagactgttaaaatacttatgtcccacagtaaaaatttaacagcggattagtaaatgcaatgttaagtgaacaacgagtgaacaactatcaattcgttcattcttgttataaggcgacgaaattgcaatgtacaagattaatacgacatgtttgctgcaatgtgtcactttcttccatagtagtataatagtagataatgcgaccaaattaaaatatcactgatcgcatacatttgttacactataatagttcttcttaatttaccaggttagtaattattatctgtcaaagctgaagacatgaatcataatacaaacttttatttacacatttcggtttggtaattttgatacaagttagtatatttgcaatgtgaaggaaaatccgaaggctgaatttttggcacagtaaaaataaataattattcataactatgaaaataattaataataaggacgtagcggaaacatggcggaaagactcaaaagtcaaaaccgattcttttattgatattgcatattattgtctttgaaagttgttattttgactcatataacagcctgttaaatatttaacggacctccatagcaggaattaaatttaacgccgtgttaggtgatttaacatgacattagggcatggtggaacgctcgatagctctaacaggccattaactgatttaacaagccattatttatttaacattgcttgatgaaaccgGGTCTTAACACGACATTAGGGCATtttggaacgctcgatagctctaacaggccattaactgatttaacaagccattatttatttaacattgcttgatgaaactgggtcatagcgtgataaaatatagcctatatccttcctcgatggaataatgggctatctaacactgaaagaatttttcaaatcggaccagtagttcctgagattatcgcgtttaaataagccctttcaaataaatttcccccgttttttccacattttcctccatttGTTCGCTATTATTAGTCTTagattgataaaatatagcctatagccttcctcgataaatgggctatcaaacactgaaagaaatgttcgaatcggaccagtagttcctgagattagcacgttcaaacaaacaaactcttccgctttataatattaaaatatagagtCTTTTACACTCAACCACTGCCGCTGCTGAATGCTTCTGCGGCAGTAACGACGCGACACTCAGCCTTCTACTCACTCGCTGCGTCGGGCAGCGGCAGCGGCTTGACGAGTGGCAGCGCGATTTATTAATacaagagatcgcccaatggtagaaattcgaccttacttgcaacgacattaggactactacctatattttttaaaaaatattgccgtcatcatagtttttttcaattcttgtctctgggactcagctgatctcagactggccgtttaaacaTTGtcttagtatctaaaattaaatgaaaaaaaaaacaataatccattttcaatttgtcaacttgttgtcaacagacttcaaccataaataaaagagtatagagttcgtatgcataggcttgtcactcaaaaatctgtcatttttcctagtagtagtgtcgtagtgtgtgtaacgttttatttgttaaaaatatatatgataaaagcatcattttaaaataatattagctcgatgcactccttcaccatataaactataactgtgcgaaatttcatgcacctacgtttccccatttttcgtaaaaagggttacaaagtttttctctcgcgtattaatattatatagatttacaTTCGCGCGCTGACCACTTCCATGGTAAACAGAGCTGAGTATAAACGATGTAATACGTAACAGATTCGTCCCGAGATCAACCTGGAGTATTGCGTGGACGCGCACCGCGGTCAGCAGAACGAGCGGCTGTTGTTGCGCGAGTGTCGCACCGCCGCCTCCACCGAGCAGCACTTCCAGCTCTCCTGGCACAAGGATGTCcggtgagagagagagagagaccttcccatccctaccctcccctattaccctattccctcttaaaaggccggcaacgcacctgcagctcttctgatgctgcgagtgtccacgggcaacggaagttgctttccatcaggtgacccgtttgctcgtttgcccccttatttcattaaaaaaaaaccttgagTACTTTTCGgcatttcggtttcgtttgacagctcgagattgttgctctattccgctaggtatattaactttatggtgtggaCACGCACCGCGGCATAGTGGGGGAGGTAAGAatgaagagagagagagagggtgagggaacatattattattatcaaccaGTATTAGTAGTAACATAGACTAATTTATACATTAGTCTATGgtagtaagtatagaaaatcgttataacatTGGGTCTTTATCCGTGTAGATCTAAAGACCGTCTGATGTGCTGGGACCTGCCGGCGGCGGCGCCCCACTCGCCCGTCCTGCTGTACTCCTGCCACCTGGGAGGCGGCAACCAGCTGTGGCGGTACCATCCGGTGAGTACcaacaatgggcattgtccaaaaaaattacatgtactttttatatttttttttgttaaaatagggtattttaagaatataaaaattaaataatttttacaattcattggctagttttttctcaataaatttttaaagtttcgctctgacgtcatcatcggcggtcaattgacctctgcagtatgttttaaatttcctttcaatcttatttataatggctggttcatcaaatgcaagttctcattatgtgaaagctgatacgagaagcttaccaaaagtttgaaacgtaatgttggtcgaatttattgcttatttaacgccattgaaggtcaaactaaggttaaacatatttgttcgaaaatataagtaactaatgggtatttttttcttttatatactgaaaaacgatcactgaccttattcctcgaaatgtttttgtaatgagcaaaattaaaaaaaaatggacaatccccattcgcAGTGCCAACTGAGGattgtactatcagggaagttgattaataggcagtcggcggacctacgtaagttggtggcgttatgtcaaacccagccgatagattACGACTTATATTGGATTGACAactcaaccaaatgacgtaggtccgtcaactgcctattaatcaatttcttcgatggtactaaaAGAGCTATTTTAGGTAGAAGTGacgaaaacattaaaaaaaaatccactatTACATGATTTTCTTAACTAAAGTGCGCTTTTCCTGTCATAATTTGTAATaagtatgttgacattgtatataatattaagttacaaaattgtaaactttattttaaaagaataatttttctctcacttttttggtaaaaagtggaacccgtgcgagtttcttacgccggttcttctcgccggggtagttcccgaaccggtggtaggcatcaggtagacattctgaaaaaatttgattcaaatttactcagaaataaaacattaaacaataaacaaGTGTGCTTAAGATCTTTTTTGTTGTATGTGTGCTTTGCTTAATGAGGGTGTtagaaattctatttgccaccaggtgacGCTATGTATATATGCCGTCTATCGTGTCAATCTGCTGTCATGAGTCACGAAAATATCCCATCCCATCTCAAAGCTGTGTATAATTGCTAAAGTTTTTGAACGTATTATATATAACCAATTATACCCAGCTTTGAAGACGTCTTTTAGTGAATCTCAACATGGGTTTCTCGGTGGCAGATCCACTGTCTCCAACTTAGTGACCTTCAATGACTATATAACGCAAGCAATGGAAGCTGGTAAGCAAGTCGATGTGGTTTACACCGACTACTCAAAATGTTTCGATCGCATAGATCATAACATTCTTATTAACAAGCTCGAATCCATGGGGATTAGTGGTAATCTTCTAAGGTGGTTCTCCTCCTACATCCATCGAAGGTCCCAAGCTGTTGTAGTTAAAAACTACATCTCTGGTTGGGTTGACATCCCGAGTGGAGTTCCCCAAGGCTCGTTGCTTGGCCCACTTCTTTTTAACATCATGGTGAACGATATTCAGTGCTGTTTACATTCGTCTCGGTTGCTCTGCTTTGCAGATGACAtgaaaattttcttaactatcTCGTCTCAATCGGATGCATCTGCACTGCAGGCCGACATAACACGACTAGAACAGTATTGTTCCCAAAATTGTCTCGATCTTAATCCCTCAAAATGCTGCGTTGTCACCTTTTCGAGAAAACAGAATGTAATTCTTACTAGTTATACGCTCAAGCAACAACCTTTAGAACGTCTTACGTCAGTTCGTGATCTAGGAGTATACCACGACTCCAAATTACTGTTTGATGCACACATAGATCAAATAGTATCTAAAGCTTACAAAGCGCTCGGTTTTGTGCTAAGGTGTGCATCGTCTTTCAAagatataaaaacaataaaaacattatattgtaCCTATGTTCGTCCCCAATTGGAATACGCCTCGCAAGTTTGGAATCCTATGTATAATGACTATATTGATCGTATTGAAAACATCCAAAAGAAATTTGTTCGTTACCTTTGTTATCGCTTAAAAATCCACTACGATTCcgataattattttgaaatgtgTAAACGTCAACATCTGGTTCCGCTCAAGATCAGACGCGATGTTGCCGacttagtttttcttttaaagatTGCCTCCAATAAAATTGATTCCCCcgtaattttagaaaaaaataatttaaatgtaccCTCTAGAATTTTTAGATTTAACCCCCCTATATTTGTACCAGTAGTTTCGACTAACTACCGTAAGAATTCATTTATCTTGCGTGCAggtaataactttaataatatttctaaatctTTAGACGTAGACCTGTTTTCTACTAGCATTGTGAAAGCCAAGCGACTGCTTTATGAATACTTGCTCCAGTAATGTTTGGTCATACAACTGTCACTTATATTGGCCTTATTCGGTGTTTGTTACTTACGTTAGAATATGTTTACGTATAGGCttaaattttagtatttgtgaCTCTTTAGTAATAAGTCTCACTTTACACATTGTAATATACCTAGTAGTATGTGGCGCCTGTTATGTTTGAACTTGTTACTCATCCTGTATATCTATTTGTGAGGACCTGTAATTGGCTTCCTATTTTCTAGTATAagttatttactatttttattgataGCTGTTGGTCTTcctaacacaaataaaataaataaataaataaaatatgcctatttgacacgatataCCCTAAGGCTAGCGGCAcctggcaaatagaatttcatacACCCTCAATGTAGTGTTTGTGTTGAATTTGTTTctcgaatgtttttttttgttattaataagttaataaccataaagttaatatacctagcggaatagagcaacaatctggagctgtcaaacgtaaccgaaattggtttcatctgtgagtaaaaatatgtgtacgtatacacttacacaagcataattgaacatgatttctatgagattaaattgtcaacgtgcggcacgtgccgactggacgtcaaaaaagaatgctgctgtcatgtttCACACGTCtccttttaccacgcagtgctactgatagtgacatctctcttgctcaggcctttgtttctctattccgctaggtatattaactttatgttagtgaccgaccgaactttcggtttcggtttcggccagtttcggccaaaaaatctagtttcggccttagtttcggtttcggccaaaatatagccgaaactttcggcaccgccgaaactcatgcgtcgttcGGTATACTTCACAGTTAACTCGACGTGattgcttgccagcgaggctccggctcagttcgccaccatctatttatttagttttgagattatattgtgttttttatttagatTAGTTTATTAGTCCCAAATGAGATTATATTCtgatttgggactaatctggaattagtcccaaatcagaaattagcacttcgttttattttcatgaaatgaaaaaaaaatgtgacgtcaactgcaagtttgctcaGTAATTTACGGCGGCGGTATAACTCCATGTTACCAAGGCCTTCGCTTGTCGTAACTTGTAAACAACCCAGGATCACATTTTTATGCActtttatttctattattaaagttattacttatataatatggtacttaattattgttaagGATAATTTGTTATTGAGTGTAGCAGTAAATAGTTATACTAGGTATAGTATATTAATTAGGTCGAGCGCATAGACGGGACCTGTACCTAAGCGCGACCCCGCGCCGACTAACttgttttaaaacttaattacaTTGTCTATCCCGAGCCCGTGTTGCAGACCGTGGGAAAATTGCCGCTTTTATCTGTCCATTGTAAATATTTGTCCAGTGTTTATATTTCATGTATGTGTTTGTTGTTATGTTTACAAgatatacttataagttataagagaGTGCCGTTTGTGGGATCACAGACTGACAGGgggccacggaagatcaggcgccacggcttgccgcggtcgatgcctgagtggattacccctttaaacatgcggtgtgtgcattgcacagccataaccgagtttaattttaagtaggtaattaaatgttgtatgcgtcatgtcaatttacttgaattccttgttttattgttatttaactctGGCTGTGTTCTGTGCCTTTCacatgtttaataaagttatttttattttttatttttattttattttaatttggttttgaacttcgaccgtGGCCGTGTCcatgtttcccataaaaataatatactgcaattgatTGTGTTTCCAGTAGTACGTCGTTACTAAGGGAGGATTTTACCAATcacacaacttcgttttataaaactcagTTCTCATTAAATGCGTTCCTACCGggatgtaaatctcgttttttttcaaattgattTTATAATCTTCTCATATCTGTTATAAACGTGTCTAAATACGTTTATAACCGGTTTAGTGTGCGCTAAGTGCgttcaatttctttggtgaaatcgcacctacttggaatcgtataaaacaCGGATTTTAGTAGATAAAGGAACGGATTATagtacaaaaaagtttctagggaacatattcgagtctaagattaataatatttattttaagaaatgtcgcaaaaagtaaaaaattcaatgtggtactttttctttagtataaaaagttgtaatttatgttcAAAATCAAtacatttcagtaaataatcgtaattttgaatgttatacctagtttcggtttcggtttcggccgaaactgagagtaaggccgaaagttcggttacGGTTTTGGCTGAAAAAttagtttcggtcggacactacttTATGTTAATAACTAAGTGAAAATGTCAACAATTTCAGGACACGAAACAGCTGAAGCAGGGCGCGGGTGAGAATTGTCTGGACTTCAATCCCAGTACCAAGGAGCTGTACATCAACGCCTGCAGCGATGCCCACTCCCAGCGCTGGGAGTGGGACACGGTAGACAGGGACATGCTGGGCCGCTGGGACAACATAGCGAAGAGGGTCACCGGACCCATACCGATCGGCGAATTCTAAACAGCCACTAATCATGTAACACTTTTTTTAACATTGCTTATTGTCATAATTTTGACgtttgaactttttaaaatgcaaTTTCAAATTTGTTGTCATTTCTAGATTTAAAAACATtggaattattttattgtcagaagaaattgattcctaggcagttgacggacctacgtgatttggtcggcttatgtcaattcaatgtttgtTTTCCTTTCCTTTATGCTATCAATATTAATTTCTAGTTCTATTTTCATCTCCAGATCATATTTTGGCCTCGAGTATATTGGGCATTCTGTTAGAAGATGTGGTACATCTTCTATTTTACTAGGGTCACACCTGCACGGCTCTCTTTGCACCT
Coding sequences:
- the LOC121728948 gene encoding N-acetylgalactosaminyltransferase 6-like; amino-acid sequence: MYGIRRSLSRLLRLRNLTVITIIVILLYLIKSISDNDSTQYITPLKQSLYGFLQDQKYFVPSSLKKIDWHDYEQIAYERKREGIGEHGRPAHLPDKDSSLEKDLYAANGFNGALSDKIPLNRSLPDIRHLGCQKRQYIESLPTVSVVVPFHNEHWSTLLRTVYSVLNRSPKFLIKEVFLVDDASTKDFLKQKLEDYVSTHLPKVRVLRLAARSGLIAARLAGARAATADVLLFLDSHTEANVNWLPPLLEPIALNYRTVVCPYIDVVAYDTLEYRAQDEGARGAFDWELYYKRLPLLPTDIQNMPEPFDSPVMAGGLFAMSRVFFWELGGYDPGLDIWGGEQYELSFKIWQCGGRMVDAPCSRVGHIYRKFAPFPNPGHGDFVGRNYRRVAEVWMDEYAQYLYKRRPHYLQIDTGDISEQKALRERLQCKSFHWFITQVAFDLTAKYPTIEPTPFAEGRIRPEINLEYCVDAHRGQQNERLLLRECRTAASTEQHFQLSWHKDVRSKDRLMCWDLPAAAPHSPVLLYSCHLGGGNQLWRYHPDTKQLKQGAGENCLDFNPSTKELYINACSDAHSQRWEWDTVDRDMLGRWDNIAKRVTGPIPIGEF